The region TTTGCCCAGCATATTCACCACTATCCGGCATGCCTAATAGACGGACTTTCCCCGCGGGCCCATAGGCGGCGATAGCACCGTCTCCTAACCAGAACGACGCGGCAAATAACCCATCATCAGTGCGTAACGCAACCGTTGCTAACAGCGTGGTGGAGTAGGATTTGATGCTTTCGTTCGTTTCCAGCGCTTCGCCGTGGATCTTATGCACCGCAAGCTGTGCGGCCTTATGAAATTGGCTGACAAAGAAGGTGCCGACCTCCCGCTGATCTTCCGGCGTCCAATCGGCGATCGCGCGCTTTAATCCTGACGCCGATTCCCCTGCCAGCTGCCGCGCTAAATAGTCGCCAACCACTGCCGTGACCAGCCGCGATCCCTGCCGAGAATTTTTCGCACTCCCAGCACCGTCAGCAACCAACAGGACACTCCAGCCGCTATCATTGTCGTGTGCGATAAAATAGTCATCATCACGAAACGAACCGACGTGCTCGTGCGAACGCCCTCGACGACTGGCGGCAACAATGTTAACGCCCGGCAGCCGGATCGCTTGTTGCGCGATATTCGCTTTAAAATAACGATCGTCAGCGGGGGGATCGATGATTTTCCATAGGCTGCGCGGATCGGGATTCACGATCAAAAGTACCTTTGTGACGCCCACCGTCGCAGTTCCGCATGACCAGTGGACAGCGATTTCCCAATCACCACTTCGTGTCGGCACTCCCACCAACGCCGCAGTCTCTCGGTCGAAATGCAGCCCGATCGCCTCGCTAAACACCACCTCCTGCACATCAGGCGTCATCCCGTTATCAAGGCTAATCTCAATGGGTGAATTAAAGGGTGTACCGACGCGGGCATTAGCGATATTCACTTTTGCCTGTGGCAGACTCACCGCCGCGGGAGGGGCTTTATTACTCTGGCTCGGCGTGGGAACTTGCCCAGGTTTTAGCGCATTTACCGTAGCTGGGCGAGCTTGTGCGGCATTCAACTCTGCAAACGACATCGCTTCCCATTGTTCTTTTTCCACTTTCTCCTGTTCCA is a window of Pectobacterium punjabense DNA encoding:
- a CDS encoding PP2C family serine/threonine-protein phosphatase — translated: MDIDVRPDLQIFALILQQAGKTLPDADVNAWDDDAELRALLDKLREQVVLKVESIALPLSITENGDATGSRSATENRSATENDDSKENNDSQSMKPDSVEALAASADAVITPPDAVEISQDMATVSVQGEVTSSEIAAPEAVDPPPVPVEQEKVEKEQWEAMSFAELNAAQARPATVNALKPGQVPTPSQSNKAPPAAVSLPQAKVNIANARVGTPFNSPIEISLDNGMTPDVQEVVFSEAIGLHFDRETAALVGVPTRSGDWEIAVHWSCGTATVGVTKVLLIVNPDPRSLWKIIDPPADDRYFKANIAQQAIRLPGVNIVAASRRGRSHEHVGSFRDDDYFIAHDNDSGWSVLLVADGAGSAKNSRQGSRLVTAVVGDYLARQLAGESASGLKRAIADWTPEDQREVGTFFVSQFHKAAQLAVHKIHGEALETNESIKSYSTTLLATVALRTDDGLFAASFWLGDGAIAAYGPAGKVRLLGMPDSGEYAGQTRFLDQDAVQDTQFSKRVIIGKWSEISHLILMTDGVSDPYFETDNGLQNAAKWDALIADIAPCLNDGEQAAEQLTEWLNFFSPGNHDDRTIVVAW